A window from Macaca nemestrina isolate mMacNem1 chromosome 8, mMacNem.hap1, whole genome shotgun sequence encodes these proteins:
- the LOC139355920 gene encoding SH3 domain and tetratricopeptide repeat-containing protein 1-like, protein MSIRRTWFPVLISRMFLALENQKLSTVPSALALGEASQLRAVHRLCYFYSTVMPSEAQCVIYHELQLSLARKVAGKVLEGQLLETISQLYLSLGTKRACKSTLDYTKEVWGFSLTFRRKRRRRMPGCKQGRSITSCGRASWWTCTSRWHRMWSCTQATPA, encoded by the exons ATGTCCATTCGGCGTACCTGGTTTCCTGTGTTAATCTCCAGAATGTTTCTGGCACTCGAAAATCAGAAGCTTTCCACAGTTCCCAGCgccctggctttgggagaggcca gccagTTGCGGGCCGTCCACCGGCTGTGCTACTTCTACAGCACCGTCATGCCCAGCGAGGCCCAGTGTGTCATCTACCATgagctccagctctccctggcccGCAAGGTGGCCGGCAAGGTGCTGGAGGGGCAGCTCCTGGAGACCATCAGTCAACTCTACCTGTCCCTGGGCACCAAGCG GGCCTGCAAATCCACTCTGGACTACACCAAGGAAGTCTGGGGATTTTCATTGACcttcagaaggaagagaaggaggcgcatgcctggctgcaagcagggaagatctattacATCCTGCGGCAGAGCGAGCTGGTGGACCTGTACATCCAG gtggCACAGAATGTGGTCCTGTACACAGGCGACCCCAGCCTGA